The stretch of DNA TGCTCGACCGCTTCGGCGGCCGGGCCGTCCTGATACTGGAGGCGAAGGACCCGCACGGCTTGCACCGGCTCGCGGGACTGATCAAGGAGCGTGGCCTGACCCGCTCCGTACTGGTGAACTCCAATCGGCCCGAGGTGGCGCGGCGGGCACACCGGCTCGGCCTGATCGCCCAGCTGTGGCGCTCCGCCCGCCAGATGCGTTCCGACAGACCCGAGCGGTGGCGCGGCTTCGTCCGGGTGCTCGACGTGGACCACCGCGCACGCGACAAGGATCTGCTGCGCGCGGTGCGTTCCGGTGTCCCGCACGTGTGGGCGCACACCGTGAACACGCCCCGACGGCGCGACCGCGCCCTGCGGCTCGGGTGCGACGGCATCATCACGGACGCGCCCGGCCTCCTCGACCGCGTACCGGAGGGGGCGTCGGGGAGGCACGCGGCGGGCGGGAACTCCGCGGGCGGCGCCCCGGCCCCCCGCTGACCCCCTAGACCCGGCGCGGGCCGATCCCCCGCAACGCGAGGTCGATGAGGGTGTCCGCGTAGATGTGGTCGAGCGGGCCCGTGCGCCGGAGCCAGCGCTGTGCCAGGGGGGCGACGATCAGCTCGACGGCCATGCGGGGATCGACGTCCGAGGCGATCTGCCCGGCCTCCGCGGCGGCGCTCAGCCGCTGTTCGAAGAGGCGGAGCCTCGGTTCGAGGATCTTGGCGGTCACCTCGGCGCCCAGCCCGGCGTTGGCGATGCCCTCGGCGGCGAGCGCGCGGTAAGGGGCCTCGAAGACCGGGTCGTTGAACTCGTCGACGGTGGCCCGCAGGACGGTCCGCAGATCGGCGACGATGTCCCCGGTGTCCGGCAGAGCGGCCCCGCCGCCCTCGTCCGCCGCGCGCCCCGCCGCGTCGAGGAACGCTTCGAGCAGGACGTCGGCCTTGGACGGCCACCACCGGTAGATGGTCTGCTTGCCCACGCCCGCGTGGGCGGCGATGGCCTCGATCGTCAGCTTGCCGTAGCCGGTCTCGCCGACGAGTTCGAGCGCGGAGTCGTAGATCGCGCGACGCGAGCGTTCGCTGCGGCGGGTGGTGTCGGAATCGGTTCTCTCAGCCATCCGTGGAAGATACAGCCAGGTGATCCGATACGTCTCGTCTCACACCTGGGTATCTTCCGCCACCTCTCCCCCGCACGTCACGTGTCCCCCCGTTTCCGCCCCGGCAATCACCCGTTCGGCGTGCAGCGCGCGGCGGCGGCGCGCCGCACCATGTCAGCAGACGCGGTACGCACCGGCTGCCGTGTGGGTCATGTCATCCGTGAGGAGCCTTCCTTGCCTCGTCACCCCAGCCCCCGGCGTTATCTGATGTGTCCTCCCGAGTACTTCGACGTCGTCTACTCGATCAACCCCTGGATGGATACCGCGAAGCCGGTCGACGCCCGGCTCGCCCTGGCACAGTGGGAGGACCTGCGGGACCGCTACCGGTCCTTCGGGCACACCGTCGAGGAGCTGGAGCCGAGGCCCGGCCTGCCCGACATGGTGTTCGCCGCCAACGGGGCGACCGTCGTCGGCGGGCGGGTACTGGGTGCCAGGTTCGCCCACTCCGAACGGGGACCCGAGGCCGTGGCGCACCGGGAGTGGTTCGCGGGGCGAGGGTTCGGGGAGGTGTGCGAGCCGGTCCATCTCAACGAGGGCGAGGGCGACTTCGCCGTGACCCGGTCCTGGGTGCTGGCGGGGCGCGGCTTCCGCAGCAGTCCCCTCTCGCACGCGGAGGCGCAGGAGTTCTTCGGGCGGCCGGTGATCGGCCTCGACCTCGTCGACCCGCGCTACTACCACCTGGACACGGCGCTCGCCGTCCTGGACGACGCCGGCGACGAGATCATGTACTACCCGGAGGCGTTCTCGCCGGGGAGCAGGGCGGTACTGGCCGTACTCTTCCCCGACGCGCTGCTCGCCCAGGACGCGGACGCGGCGGCGCTGGGTCTCAACGCCGTCTCCGACGGGCTGCGTGTGCTGCTCCCGCAGGCGGCCGTAGGGCTCTTCGAACCACTGCGGGAGCGTGGCTACGAACCGGTCGGCGTCGACCTGAGCGAACTCCTCAAGGGCGGCGGCAGCGTGAAGTGCTGCACGCAGGAGCTGCGGGAGCGGTCATGACGGGCTGAGTCGCCGAGGGGCGCCGCGTCACTCCGTGTCGGGCTCAGGAGGCCACCGCTCGCCCCAGTCGGCGTCGCGGGCCGCGCGGTACAGCGGCCCGTGCCGCTTGGTGACCGTCTCGCGGGTCAGTGTCCTGTCGGGGCCGCACAGGTCGAGCAGGACCTGGCCCTTGCGGATCTGCGGCTTGCGGATGACGCGGGAGGGCGCTCTCGTGGGCGGGAACCGGGTCGCGGCGACGTAGCTGAACTTCTCGTCCTCGTACGCGAGGGAGCCTCCCTTGACCTGGCGGTGCAGGGACGAGCGGCTGACCCTGGCCGAGAAGTGGCACCAGTCGTCGCCCGGTTCGATGGGGCAGGCCTCGTCGTGCGGGCAGGGCGCGGCGACATGGAAGCCGTCGGAGAGGAGTCTGTCGCGAGCCGCGATGATCCTCGCGTAACCGGCGGGGGTGCCGGGTTCGATGACCACGACCGCCTCGGCGGCGCGCGCCGCCGCGTCCACGACGGCCGTACGGTCCCGCTCGGTCAGTTCGCCGAGGACGTAGGAGACCGTGACGAGGTCGGTCTTCGGCAGGGTCAGCTCCGCGCCGATACGGGAGCGCAGCCATTCCGTACCGCGCAGGGCGGGGGCCCGCGCGGTGGCGGCGAGTTCACGGCCGAGGGCCAACGCGGGCTCCGCCCAGTCGAGGACGGTCACGAGGCGTTCGCCCTCCCAGGTCGCGCAGGCGGCCCAGACCGCCGCGCCCGTGCCGCCGCCGATGTCGGCGTGGCCGGAGGGGGTCCAGTCGGGGGCCGCGCCCGCCAGGGCGGCGAGGGCCGCGCGGACCGCCTCGAAGGTCGCGGGCATCCGGTACGCGGCGTAGGCGGCGGCGTCGGAACGGTCGCGGAGCACGGGGGCGTCGGTCGGGGTGCGCCCCCGGTAGTTGGCGATCAGCCGCTCGACGGCCTGCGCCGCCTGTCTGGGCGGCAGGTCTTCGAGCAGCCCCGCGAGGCCCGCCCGGAGGGCCTCTGCGGTGGAAACGGGGGTAAGGGGGGCGTTCACCCCGGAATTCTAGGCGGTGTCCTCGGGCTCCCCGGCCGCAGCGGCGTCGTCGGCGTCCCGGCCGCTGCCGTGTCGTCCATGCCCCGGCCACCGCCGTGTCGTCGGCGTCCCCGCCACCGCCGTGTCGTCCATGCCCCGGCCACCGCCGTGTCGTCGGCGTCCCCGCCACCGCCGTGTCGTCCATGCCCCGGCCACCGCCGTGTCGTCGGCGTCCCGGCCGCCTCGGTGTCGCCGGTGCCCCCGGCCGCCTCGGCGCCCTCGCGCCTCCTGCCGCCGCCCGGCGGATCAGCGTTCGCCGCCCCGTGGATCAGCGTTCGCCGCCGCCCGGCGGATCAGCGTTCGCGTACCGCGCGCTTGAGGCGGGTGGCGAGGGCGGCGCGCGGGGCGCTGTCCGGGGGCCTCCTGCGGGGGTGCACGGTGTTGGCGAGGAGTACGAGGAAGGTGTCGCTGTCGCGGTCGAGCACCAGGGAAGTGCCGGTGAACCCGGTGTGCCCGGCCGCGGCGGGGCCCGCCAGCTCCCCCATGAACCAGGGGCGGTCGACGGCGAAGCCGAGCCCGAGGCCGAGCATCAGCTCCACGTGGTCGGCGCCGAGGACCCTGGCCGGGCCGTACGAGCCGCCGCCCAGCAGCATCCGGCAGAAGACGGCCAGGTCACGGGCGGTGGAGAAGAGCCCCGCGTGGCCCGCGACACCGCCGAGCGCGTAGGCGTTCTCGTCGTGCGTCACGCCCCGCAGCATGCCCCGGTCGAGCTTGGCCCAGGGCCTGCGCTGGTCCTCGGTGGCCGCGGCGGTGGGCCGGGGGCCGAAGCCGGTCGCTGTCATGCCGAGGGGGCGGGTGATGCCCTCATGGATGATGTGGTCGAGGCGGCGCCGGGTGACCCGTTCGAGGACATGCTGGAGCAGCAGCATGTTGAGGTCCGAGTAGCGGTACTCGCCGCCGGGCTCGTGGACGGGCTCCTCGGTGCGCAGCGCCGCCAGACGGCCCGCGGGGCCCGGAAGGTCGTAGAGCGGGAGTTCGGGGCGCAGCCCCGTGGTGTGGGTGAGGAGCTGGCGCACGGTCAGGCCGTACGCGTCGGCCGCCGTGAAGTCGGGGAGGAAGGCGGCCACCCTGGCGTCGATCCCCAGGGTGCCGCGTTCCAACTGCTGCACGGCGGCGAAGGAGGTGAAGAGCTTGGTCAGCGAGGCCAGGTCGAAGGGGGTGTCCGTGGTCGCCGCGACCCGTTCGCCGGGGGGCAGTTCGACGCCGGTGTCGGTGACCTCGTCGTAGGCCCGGTAGCGGACAGCCCAGCCCGCGGCCTCCTCCACGGCGATGACGGGGCCCCGCCCCGCGACGACGACGGCTCCGGCGCACCAGGGCCGCTGGCCCGTGGTGAGCGCGCGGAACTCCGCGGTGAGCGCGCGCAGCTCCCGCGGGTCGAGTCCCGCCCGCTCCGGTGTGTCGCGGCGCAGGCGTGCCACGCTCAGCTGTCGGCCCTCATCTCCGCACTCTCCCTCATGTCCGCGCTCTCCCCCGTCTGTGTACTCTCCCTCGTCTCCTGGCGCTCCGCCGCCCGAGCCGGGTTACGCGGCTCCGCCGCCGGGGTGGGGCCGGTCGCGGCGGCGGTGAAGCTCGCCCCCGCGGACCCGTGCTGCCAGGGGCGGCACAGTCCGAGGAAGCAGCCGGCCGCGATGAGCACACTGATGAGCTGCACCACGGCCATGGGGACCGCGGTGCGCTCCCCCGCGATGCCGACGAGCGGTGAGGCGATGGCGCCGATCAGGAACGACGAGGTGCCGATCAGCGCGGAGGCGGAGCCGGCCGCGTGCGAGGCGCGCGTCAGCGCGAGGGTGTTGGCGTTGGGCATCACGAGGCTCATGGCGGACATCAGCACGAAGAGGCCGACGGCGATCGGCACCAGGCCGACGTGACCGAAGACACCGGTCGCCATCAGCAGCAGGGCCACGGCGGCGACGGTGATGACGGCGAGCCCCGTGCCGAGCGCCTTGTCGAGGGAGACCCTGCCGACGAGGACCCTGCCGTTGATCTGGCCGACGATGATCAGTCCGATGGAGTTGACGCCGAAGAGCAGGCTGAAGGTCTGCGGGGAGGCGCCGTAGATCTCCTGGATCACGAACGGTGAGGCGCTGATGTAGGCGAAGAGCGCGGCGAAGGTGAATCCGCCCACGAGGGTGTAACCGGCGAAGGCCCGGTCGGCGAGGAGGCCGCGCATGGTGCGCAGCGCTTCCGCCGTGCCGCCGCTGTGCCGCTTCTCGGGGGCCAGGGTCTCCGGCAGTTTCCAGCGGACGACGAGGGTGAGCAGGATCCCCACGACGGTGAGGACGACGAAGATGCCCCGCCAGTCGGTGAAGCGCAGCACCTGCCCGCCGATGAGGGGCGCGACGATCGGGGCGACACCGGAGATCAGCATCAGCGTGGAGAAGAAACGGGCCATCTCCATGCCGTCGTACAGGTCACGGACGATGGCCCGCGCGATCACGATGCCGGCGGCTCCCGCGAGCCCCTGGAGCAGTCTGAAGCCGACGAGGAGTTCCACGCCGGGCGCGAGGGCGCAGATGGCGGTGGCGACGATGTAGATCACCAGGCCCGTCAGGAGCGGCCTGCGCCGTCCCCACCTGTCACTCATCGGCCCGACGACGAGCTGGCCGAGCGCCATGCCCATGAGGCAGGCGGTGAGCGTCAACTGCGCGGTGGCCGCCGAGGTGTGCAGCGCGTCCGTGACCTTCGGCAGCGCCGGAAGGTACATGTCCATCGACAGGGGTGGTACGGCGGTGAGCCCGCCGAGGACGAGGGTGACGAGCAGGCCGGTGCGGCGGCGGGCGGCGAGCGCCGCCGTCTCCCCGGCCTGACGTATCGGTCCTTCTGCTTCCGTGTACTGACTCCGCGTGCCCTGGCCGCGTTCCGGCATTTCGCCTCTCCCGTTGGTTGAATCCGTTATCTATGCTCTCAGCTCGGCCGCGATGGTCGAGACCTTTCCATGGGCTGAGACGCGTGGGCCGGGACACGTTTCCCGTGGGGCGCCCCGCCGCACGTTCTCGCCCGCGACGAGAGTGGTGACTTGAGCGATGGTGCAGCGCGTGCGCTGGGGTGTGCTGGCTACCGGCGGGATCGCCGCGTCCTTCACGAATGATCTGCTGCGGATGCCCGACGCGGAGGTGGTGGCGGTCGGTTCGCGCTCCGAGGCGTCCGCCAAGGCGTTCGCCGGCCGCTTCGAAATACCCAGGGCGTACGGGTCGTGGGCGGAGCTGGCCGGGGACGAGGAGGTCGACGTCGTCTATGTGGCGACCCCGCACTCGGCGCACAGGGAGGCGGCGGGTCTGTGTCTTGAGGCGGGCCGCGCGGTCCTCTGCGAGAAGGCGTTCACCCTCAACTCCCGCGAGGCCGTGGAGTTGGTGACGCTCGCCCGTGAGCGGGGCCGTTTCCTCATGGAGGCCATGTGGACGTACTGCAATCCGCTGATCAGGCGTCTCGTGGAGCTGGTGCGGGACGGCGTGATCGGTGAAGTGCGCAGCGTCGAGGCGGACTTCGGGCTGGGCGGCGATTTCCCTCCCACCCACAGGCTGCTCGATCCCGCGCAGGGCGGTGGCGCCCTCCTCGACCTGGGGGTCTATCCCGTGTCGTTCGCGCACCTCCTGCTCGGTGAGCCCTCCGGTGTCCGGGCGAGCGCGCGACTGTCGGAGAGGGGTGTCGATCTCCAGACGGGTCTGCTGCTCTCGTGGGACGACGGCGCCCACGCGCTGCTGCACTGCGGGGTGACGGGGGTGAGCAGGAACGCGGCGACCGTGGTCGGCTCCCTGGGGAGGATCGAGATCGCGGGCGAGTTCCACGATCCGGCCTCCTTCGTACTGCACCGGGCGGGCGCCGAGCCCACGGAGTTCCTGGCGGCGGACGAAGGAGGCGGTACGGGTTACCAGCCGGAGGCGGCCGAGGTGATGCGGGCGCTGCGGGCGGGCGAGCAGGAGTCGCCCTTGGTGCCGCTGGAGGGAACCCTGGCCGTGATGCGGACGCTGGACGCGGTGCGGGAGCTGACGGGGGTGCGTTATCCCGGAGAGTGAGCGGGCGGTGCGGGGCCTGCGGGGTCGGCGTCGCGGGGGCTGACGGGCACCAGTACGGCGGGCACCGGACCGCCCCCGGCCGGCCCGGTGCCCGTCGGCCTCCCCCGCCGCGTGGGTCACACCGGCTTGAGCCCGGGTGCTCCCGCCCGGGTCACGAAGGACCCCGCCGTGGTCAGGGGCGCGCCGGGGGTGGTGACCGCCGATACGGTCCTGAAGTCGGCGCGGGCCTCCTCGCGGCCGAGGGTGACCGCCACGTAACCGCGCCTGCCGTTGTAGAACTTGAGGTGCGGGTTGGCGGCCATGTAGGTGCCCCAGTTGGCCGGCTTGTCCGCGCCGTCCTTGCCGCTGGTGACGGAGCTGGTGACGATCTCGGTGCCGAGCGTCGCGGAGTCCGGGTCAGCGAAGTCCTTCTTGATGTCGAAGCCGTAGTGCACGTGGACGTCGCCGGTGAGCACCAGCAGGTTGTCGGCGCCCGCCGCCTGCCAGCCGTCGAGGACGCGCCGCCTGGACGCCGGGTAGCCGTCCCAGGAGTCCATGGACAGCTTGAAGTCGGCGGTGGGGCGGTCCTTGCGCTGGGCGAAGGTGACCTGCTGCGGCAGGACGTTCCAGGTGGCCTTCGAGGAGCGCCAGCCGTCGATGAGCCAGCGTTCCTGGGTGGCGCCGGTCAGTGTGCGTGCGGGGTCCTCGGAGTCGGGGCCCGGGGTCTGCCAGCCGTCGCCGTACGCCTGGTCGGAGCGGTACTGGCGGGTGTCGAGGATGTCGAACTGGGCGAGCCTGCCGTACTGGAGGCGCCGGTAGAGCCGCATGTCGGACCCGGTGGGCCGCTGCGGGGCGCGCAGCGGCTGGTTCTCCCAGTACGCGCGGTACGCGGAGGCCCTGCGCAGCAGGAACTCGTCGGGCGGTACGTCGTTCTCCGGGGTGTCGCCCGCGTAGTTGTTCTCGGTCTCGTGGTCGTCCCAGGTGACGACGAAGGGGTGTGCGGCGTGGGCGGCCAGCAGGTCGGGGTCGGACTTGTACAGGGCGTACCGCAGCCGGTAGTCCTCCAGGGTGACGGTCTCCCTGTTGTAGTGCGCGGGCAGTTTCCTGTCTGTGTAGGCGCGGGCCCCGCCCGTGGCCGTGACGGCGTATTCGTAGAGGTAGTCGCCGAGGTGGAGGACGACGTCGAGGTCTTCCTCGGCGAGGTGCCCGTACGCCGTGTAGTAGCCGTCGTGGTAGGCCTGGCAGGAGACGGCGGCGAGCCGCAGTTCGCTGATTCTCGCGCCGGGCGCGGGGGCGGTGCGGGTGCGGCCGACGGGGCTGGTCCACCGGCCCGTGGTGAAGCGGTAGAAGTAGGCCCGGTCGCTGTCGAGGCCGGGTACCTCCGCGCGGGCGGTGTGGTTGAACTCGGGGTGGGCGGTGACGCTGCCGCGGCGCGCGATCCGGCTGAACCGTTCGTCGTGCGCCAGTTCCCAGCGCAGCGTCACCCGGGATCTGGGAAGTCCGCCGCCGCTCTCGTAGGGGCGCGGGGCGAGCCGGGTCCACAGCAGTACGGAGTCGGGGTGCGGGTCTCCCGAGGCGACGCCGAGCGTGAAGGGGTTCTCGGTGATCCTGGCCGGGTCAAGCTCGGCCGCGGCGGCGGCGCCCGCGGCCGGGAGGTTGGTGGCGAAGGCGAGCGCGGCGGCGGCGGCCGTTCCCGTGAGGAAGCGGCGCCTGCCCAGGCGGCGAGCGGCGGTGCGCAGTTCGTACGAGTGCCGCGACGGCGGCTGCGGTGCGAGTGTCATCCGGCCTTCCCCTGTTTCCCCTGTTGTGCCTGTGCGGTGCTGTCAGGCCGCATTCGACTGGCGCGGGACGACGTGTACTTGTCAGGTACGCGGCCAGCACATGGCCGCGGGGTGATCTCTGCGTGCGACCCTCGGTCTTCCCGGCGGCGTACGCCCCTCTCGTACGCTGCGGACATGTCGACACAGGCGCGGGAGAACCGCGGTACGCGGGCCGGTTCGCGGACAGGGGGCGGTGAGGATGTACGGGCCTCGGCGGGGGCGCGGGGCGAGGGCGCGCGCCGGGTGGCCGTGGTGACGGGTGCGGGTTCGGGGGTAGGCAGGGCCGTGACCCTCGAACTGCGCGACAAGGGCTGGGCGGTGGTGCTCGCGGGGCGCGGGGCCGCCGC from Streptomyces tsukubensis encodes:
- a CDS encoding glycerophosphodiester phosphodiesterase; this translates as MVTTAALTGLTVLSLTLAPVGPAPVRWRATPLTVDALPELVYVAHRGGAREVPENSMAGLVTARARGTAQVLDVDTRELADGTLVAMHDATLDRTTYTAGRVGELTSAGWNAVRLRTGPELPTGFRPQRPPTVAAVLDRFGGRAVLILEAKDPHGLHRLAGLIKERGLTRSVLVNSNRPEVARRAHRLGLIAQLWRSARQMRSDRPERWRGFVRVLDVDHRARDKDLLRAVRSGVPHVWAHTVNTPRRRDRALRLGCDGIITDAPGLLDRVPEGASGRHAAGGNSAGGAPAPR
- a CDS encoding TetR/AcrR family transcriptional regulator, which gives rise to MAERTDSDTTRRSERSRRAIYDSALELVGETGYGKLTIEAIAAHAGVGKQTIYRWWPSKADVLLEAFLDAAGRAADEGGGAALPDTGDIVADLRTVLRATVDEFNDPVFEAPYRALAAEGIANAGLGAEVTAKILEPRLRLFEQRLSAAAEAGQIASDVDPRMAVELIVAPLAQRWLRRTGPLDHIYADTLIDLALRGIGPRRV
- the ddaH gene encoding dimethylargininase, whose product is MPRHPSPRRYLMCPPEYFDVVYSINPWMDTAKPVDARLALAQWEDLRDRYRSFGHTVEELEPRPGLPDMVFAANGATVVGGRVLGARFAHSERGPEAVAHREWFAGRGFGEVCEPVHLNEGEGDFAVTRSWVLAGRGFRSSPLSHAEAQEFFGRPVIGLDLVDPRYYHLDTALAVLDDAGDEIMYYPEAFSPGSRAVLAVLFPDALLAQDADAAALGLNAVSDGLRVLLPQAAVGLFEPLRERGYEPVGVDLSELLKGGGSVKCCTQELRERS
- a CDS encoding small ribosomal subunit Rsm22 family protein — protein: MNAPLTPVSTAEALRAGLAGLLEDLPPRQAAQAVERLIANYRGRTPTDAPVLRDRSDAAAYAAYRMPATFEAVRAALAALAGAAPDWTPSGHADIGGGTGAAVWAACATWEGERLVTVLDWAEPALALGRELAATARAPALRGTEWLRSRIGAELTLPKTDLVTVSYVLGELTERDRTAVVDAAARAAEAVVVIEPGTPAGYARIIAARDRLLSDGFHVAAPCPHDEACPIEPGDDWCHFSARVSRSSLHRQVKGGSLAYEDEKFSYVAATRFPPTRAPSRVIRKPQIRKGQVLLDLCGPDRTLTRETVTKRHGPLYRAARDADWGERWPPEPDTE
- a CDS encoding serine hydrolase domain-containing protein, with product MARLRRDTPERAGLDPRELRALTAEFRALTTGQRPWCAGAVVVAGRGPVIAVEEAAGWAVRYRAYDEVTDTGVELPPGERVAATTDTPFDLASLTKLFTSFAAVQQLERGTLGIDARVAAFLPDFTAADAYGLTVRQLLTHTTGLRPELPLYDLPGPAGRLAALRTEEPVHEPGGEYRYSDLNMLLLQHVLERVTRRRLDHIIHEGITRPLGMTATGFGPRPTAAATEDQRRPWAKLDRGMLRGVTHDENAYALGGVAGHAGLFSTARDLAVFCRMLLGGGSYGPARVLGADHVELMLGLGLGFAVDRPWFMGELAGPAAAGHTGFTGTSLVLDRDSDTFLVLLANTVHPRRRPPDSAPRAALATRLKRAVRER
- a CDS encoding Bcr/CflA family multidrug efflux MFS transporter, with the translated sequence MPERGQGTRSQYTEAEGPIRQAGETAALAARRRTGLLVTLVLGGLTAVPPLSMDMYLPALPKVTDALHTSAATAQLTLTACLMGMALGQLVVGPMSDRWGRRRPLLTGLVIYIVATAICALAPGVELLVGFRLLQGLAGAAGIVIARAIVRDLYDGMEMARFFSTLMLISGVAPIVAPLIGGQVLRFTDWRGIFVVLTVVGILLTLVVRWKLPETLAPEKRHSGGTAEALRTMRGLLADRAFAGYTLVGGFTFAALFAYISASPFVIQEIYGASPQTFSLLFGVNSIGLIIVGQINGRVLVGRVSLDKALGTGLAVITVAAVALLLMATGVFGHVGLVPIAVGLFVLMSAMSLVMPNANTLALTRASHAAGSASALIGTSSFLIGAIASPLVGIAGERTAVPMAVVQLISVLIAAGCFLGLCRPWQHGSAGASFTAAATGPTPAAEPRNPARAAERQETRESTQTGESADMRESAEMRADS
- a CDS encoding Gfo/Idh/MocA family protein, with product MVQRVRWGVLATGGIAASFTNDLLRMPDAEVVAVGSRSEASAKAFAGRFEIPRAYGSWAELAGDEEVDVVYVATPHSAHREAAGLCLEAGRAVLCEKAFTLNSREAVELVTLARERGRFLMEAMWTYCNPLIRRLVELVRDGVIGEVRSVEADFGLGGDFPPTHRLLDPAQGGGALLDLGVYPVSFAHLLLGEPSGVRASARLSERGVDLQTGLLLSWDDGAHALLHCGVTGVSRNAATVVGSLGRIEIAGEFHDPASFVLHRAGAEPTEFLAADEGGGTGYQPEAAEVMRALRAGEQESPLVPLEGTLAVMRTLDAVRELTGVRYPGE
- a CDS encoding alkaline phosphatase D family protein translates to MTLAPQPPSRHSYELRTAARRLGRRRFLTGTAAAAALAFATNLPAAGAAAAAELDPARITENPFTLGVASGDPHPDSVLLWTRLAPRPYESGGGLPRSRVTLRWELAHDERFSRIARRGSVTAHPEFNHTARAEVPGLDSDRAYFYRFTTGRWTSPVGRTRTAPAPGARISELRLAAVSCQAYHDGYYTAYGHLAEEDLDVVLHLGDYLYEYAVTATGGARAYTDRKLPAHYNRETVTLEDYRLRYALYKSDPDLLAAHAAHPFVVTWDDHETENNYAGDTPENDVPPDEFLLRRASAYRAYWENQPLRAPQRPTGSDMRLYRRLQYGRLAQFDILDTRQYRSDQAYGDGWQTPGPDSEDPARTLTGATQERWLIDGWRSSKATWNVLPQQVTFAQRKDRPTADFKLSMDSWDGYPASRRRVLDGWQAAGADNLLVLTGDVHVHYGFDIKKDFADPDSATLGTEIVTSSVTSGKDGADKPANWGTYMAANPHLKFYNGRRGYVAVTLGREEARADFRTVSAVTTPGAPLTTAGSFVTRAGAPGLKPV